The following nucleotide sequence is from Gasterosteus aculeatus chromosome 5, fGasAcu3.hap1.1, whole genome shotgun sequence.
ACCGCCTTTCAATCTTAAGACTGTAGCTTGATTCAATGTAAAGGGATCGGAGCAATGCGTACCAGTAGTCCGGCATTGGCACATCTGTGTCTTTGTACTTCTCCTCCAGTTCCGCATTCTTCTGCCGCAGATACTAAAAAGAAACAACGGCGTGACAGTTTCGACTCGTACGTTCATGCATCCGCCTCCTCGCCGTCGGGCGGTTTGGGGCGCTTACGTCTCTGTCGGGGACCGGAGTGCTTTGTCGGCTCACGACGGCGCCGATCTGGCTGCTCTTTGGCCGGGAGTGGAAGTAGTCACAGGAGCTCTGGAAGGGGATTCTCTCCACGGTGCCCTCGATGCGAACCTGCACATCAGAGATGTGATTTGTTGTCTAAtcggtcttgttgtccattgtcttactgtctgatgttatgcataAACTGGcacgtcaaattccttgtatgtctgacatgttttggtaataaatgttcctgattcttgaTTTAATGAGCATATGCTGTGtgcaaaatgtattatttgagCGAAAGATGCCGACCTGTCTGTTGAGGGGTTCCCAGTAGAAGACCAGACACGCATACGGATTGCTCTCCTGTGGACAAAGATCAGGCCAAAAGGAATAAAGAGAAACCACAAAATAATAAGTTAAAACACATGAGGCAATTCCATTGTCAATAACtgattaaatacatctgtaaaaTGAGGTGAAAATAGAAAAggcaatgaaaaagaaaaactactaAATAAGATATGTTCAGAAAGGGGACACCAATAGATCAGCCATTTGATTGATTCATCTTCCTATTATTTTGCTTATTAGTAATTTCCAAAATGGTAATCTAAAATGATTTTAATGATATGATACTAATCTAAATAGTAATCTAAAATGAAGCATTTTTTTGAGAAAtacttaaatatttaaagaagtacaaaaacacacagtgaaATCATTGCATGGTAAAATATTTAAGTCAACAGTTAGTGGTATAAAACATCAACATTTTTCTTTGAGGATGAATAAAGTACTTAATTTCTGTGTGTCAAAAATGTTGATTCTCATGCACAAAATAAAGTTCATGCAATTCTAAAATGTATGAATTCTTGGTTATGTTACTGTTCAGTATTTGTTTCAACTGCTGATTGAAGTTGTGCAACAAGTTAATCCACTGTTTCTTCTTtattaaattacaaaataaaaaaggaagtttCCAATGAGCTCAAGGTGACAGGTGATGTGCTTGTTtgtttcaaacaaagttttaaacaagaccctttttaaagagagagagagagagagagagggtcttacagagagagtgagacagagagtgagacatAGAGACAGAGACACCCACCAGCTCGGAGCCCTTTCTGCTCTCGTAGTTGGTGAAGAAGCGGAACCCCTCGTGGCTGTAACCTTTGAGGAGGACCATGCGAGCAGACGGGCGCCCGTCTCTGCGCAGACAGAGCGAAGTCGTCATCAACAGAGGACCAGGAATTCATTTGGCATTTTTCGAGAGAGTGGTGTTACGTACTTGGTTGCCGTGGCGATGCACATGGCGTTGGCCTCCCCGATTTCGGGGCACTTTGTGGCTTGATCGAACCAGTCGGCAAACTGCTTGATCGGGTCCAGAGACACGAGCTGGCTCTCCTCAAAGCACTGTGGACCAATTAATCAATCACTGAGCAGCAGGCAGTGCACACACAAAGGTACTTTACATTTCATGCGATTATAGTTTTTACTTCATTACATCTCAGAGATACTTTTTGTTGTCAGACACTTTTAGTAACTCTTGTTGGTGATGAACTGAATGTGTTCAGTCATGTTTCTTTTAGGTGTTGATGAAATCCTCCTATTTCTTAAGAAAAATGGACTTTAAAAACCCTCTTCGATCAGCTGGAAAATACATCATCACAAAGCTGATGTTGGGCTATTGTTTTTTGAGAGAAAGGCTACAAACATGATGAACTTACACTTGCAGTGGGGTATTTTCTCTGAGTGCTATTAGTACCACTGGAAGCAGACATAATATTCCTAAACCTCATGCAGGCTTTGAATGACCAGTTTGAGCGTCAGTGcctcatttagttttttgtagAATATATTGTACAGGTCAAAAGTCAAAGTCTGAAACATGAAAACAGAGACACCTTCTGCTTCACATAGTGTATTTAGCATTAGAATAACGACTTGAACATTATGCAGTATGTGTACACCTAACATTGGCTTTGTATCATCGTAACCTTGCAGCAACACAGACaggtttatatgtatatatcgcTGCTGCACAGGCACCCACCTCCTCGTCTCCCTTGTATTTCTTCCTCATGTCACTCAGGTCCATGGTCGGTCGCTCACTCGACGATTTCCTGCAGAAATTCAACGCAAACGACGCACGAGACGACGGATTTCTTCCAAATACTCTGATCAGCCCCAGTAAACCGAGTGTGCGCCTCATGCTTGTCAAACTGTCGCTGACGTCACCACGCATCCTCCGTTACGTAAAACATTACGCAAAACGTTTTGTAACCTTTTGAGGGGACGTGATTTAAATTCTCGCATTTTAACACGAAGGCCTttacttaatatatatatataaggttGATTGTTGGATCAGGGGATATGAATCAAACCCAAAGTCAAAGAAATGAGGATATGACGATTAAAGCTGCACGTCGACGCATCATGCTGCATTCATGTCCTCTGTGTTAATAAGACCATCCGAGTGGGGGAAACGTTAAACTCAGACAGCTTATTGTATCCACGGACATATTACAACAATTGCAGGCACTTGTGCTTGACTTGAGTATTTTCTTCTGAAGTGTACGTAATGCTTCTACTCATCTTATCTAGGAAGAGAAATACGTAATTcttataaatgaaatatttattagaATTATCTGGTAATCCAAAATGTTTGTAtgcatgtaaataaataaataatgctatGACATAACATaatcagtaaataaataaactacttTGATAGTGGAAATGCTAATTCATCTCAGCATTGCTGactgttttcattattaaaaacaataacaatcaatggattattgtagaaaatAATCATCAAAATGCGCTCTCCCATCAAACATCTACAAAAGGATGGTATTtaagagtaaaataaaaatgatgatcATGATATAATTGCTGTATCGTTCAATTCGTTCATCCGATAAAACACGAACGCAGCATTCGTTCATTCGTCACTTCCCGATTACCGGTTTCCTGTTAAAGATGGCGGCGACCTTGTTTGTAAAATTTCTACCGAAACAGGGTAATGTGAAGTAATTAACGCATTTCTAGCTTTAGACAACTGTCTGTACCGACTTAGTACTTTGTTTCTTCTGACACAATCTACAGCTTGCAGTGTTAGCTAGCTTCTATTAAACAGCATATGCGATAGGCCAGATGTGTTTACGTTAGCTAGCTCATATTAGCAAGCTTCTAATTAACATTGTTTCGGATAGGGTGGTGTTTAGCTAGCAGTGTTCGCTAACAGTTAGCTCCTATTCAACAGCGTTTCAGATCGGGTGGAGGCGTTTAGCTAGGCAATGTTAGCACAGCAACATTAGTGGGTGATCAACAGACTTTGTGTCTTCCAGGATGGCTTCCCCTGACACAGTCGGTTCGGCACGGCTCCAAGGCGGTGACTCGCCACAGGAGGCCGATGCACATCCTTAAACAGAAGCTCATGGCCGTGACGGAGTACATTCCACCTAAACGGGTCATCCCTCCTGGAGCCTATCCAGCCCAGCGCAGAGGAGGCCAGGAGGTAACGCTCATCCCGCTGTAAGCCTCCAAGGGCCGAGAGCTGCATGTCCAATGCACTCAACGTGAACCAAAGCCTTCAGACAAATACTTTATAATGTGACTAGTGATCTTACAGTACAACAAACGTCCTGTGTGCGTTTAAAGCATTGTGATCGTGTACTGTTCTTAGCTTGTTTACCAGAATCCcattaaatataattgaataaCGATAATAGGCTTATTCAGTAAAATGACTCCCTTCTGAGTGCACAGTGCATTCAAGCATCAACTTAGTTTGACATTGAGGAAGTCCAGCGACATGTTATGGAAGCCtgagaggaagctttttttgAAGATCGAAATAAGCGGGTAAAATGAAGCAGGTATCAAGCAGAGCAGCATATAACACATGCATTTTGGACCCAAACGTTATTGACCCTAAACTGGTCCAACTGTCACAAAGTCAGCAGCAGAACAGTGTGTGAAGATGGATGTCATGTGACCAACATTAGATTAAATGAATCTATGCAAGAAATTCTGCttgttttgattttaaaaaatgtcctggaaaaaagtgttttgatcCTCCAAAGTcacaaagttaaacaaatatattttgttggTTTTGGAAATAATAACTCATTGGTGATAACCACCCTCATTTTTCTTGTTTCAAACCCGTAGTTAGCAGCTTCACTTCACACATTACTCCCTTCTATTCCACCAGGACAGTCCTTATACGTTGGTCTTGAAGAAGAATTTGAAGGACGTTTTCCAGGACTCAAAGATGGTCGCTGTGGTCCAGAACAACGCCTGTAACTATGAAGACATGATGATTCTAAAGAACAGACTCCATAAACATGGCATCGCCGTCAAGTTCTTCCCCAACCAGGTAATACTGAACTagttttacttaaaaaataagAGCATGTTATCGACATTTAAAACCATGAAATCCAACATGtgttacatttctttttgacCGGAGCCACATGTTTCTTTTGACCGAGGATCACAATCTCCGGCGTAATAAGGGACTATTATGTTTAACTCATTTCACATTGTCTTGGTTTCACACAATTTAGTTTTCAAGCTGTGAAACACTCATTTTCTGTACTGCTGCATATATGAAACGTTATAATGTCTCTGTGATCACCTTTACACCACCAAAACACAACATTCTGCACAACTTTGAACCCCCTGTAATCCTTTCTAATAGATATTTTTAACCGTATTCTAATTttgaatcctgtttttttttttttttttttttttttccccgcccCCAGGCGGTTCGGTCGTTCCTTAAAGACAGCCCTTTCTCCAACATGGCTCCTCTGTTCATCGGTCCCACGGTTCTGTTTGTCAGCAAAGAGCCAAAAGTGAAGGAGATGCTGTCAACTCTGAGGGTCAGCCAACAAATGACACTGCTTGGTATGTTTGTTCTTAATGTAATATCTATtatcaataatgaataaaatgcattttacatCTAAATCATCTTTTAAAGATGAGAACCGTTTTAACCCACTTGGATCTCGTGTCATTATTCGCCCCCCTCACATATTGTGCTTAACTGGAGCTCATTCTTCACTGCTCCCCTGTCAACAGGAGCCTGTGTAGACAACACGCTGCTGAGCGCTCGGGGACTGGCGAGCTACTCCAAATTGCCGTCAATGTCCGTAATTCAGGGCGAGCTGGTCAGCGGGCTGACGATGCTCACCTCCCACACAGCTGCCATGCTGCAGCGCCACCCGGCCCACCTGTCGGCCCTCCTCCAGCAGTACATCAAACAGCAGAGCTCGGAGGGAGCGCCCAAAGCAGAAGAGGCCACGTAGAGGATCGTTTATTGTAATTTCACAACTGAGTTGCAGGGAAGCTTTTAAAATGTGGACTGGAGAAGTTCCTCTAGCCTTGAAATTGACGATCGTACAATGTGCATCCAGTCAGTGTCCCCAAAGAAATTCCTTCCTATGTAAATAAACTATTTCCAAACAAAATTCCCATTCTCTTTGGATTCAAGAATTGCAGTGTGACAttgttttccatccatccatccattgtcaaactgcttatcctgcacacagggttgcgggggggggctggagtctatcccagccaacctTGGGCGAGAGACTGGGtccaccctggactggtcgccagccagtcgcagggctacacagagacacacaaccattcacactcacattcacacaccttcgggaaatttagagtcaccaattaacctgatccccagagcatgtctttggcctgtgggaggaagccggagaacctggagagaacccacgcagacacggggagaacatacaattgttttgtgtttgtatttcatttgcCCAAAGTAGCTGCAGTGGCGGGATGGAAAACCACTCCAGCCAATGTGGTCACAGGTTAATCTACAGATTACAGCATGTTAATCTGGGTCAGTTATTCTGTTACAGCCAGGCTTTCTGAGGGAGGCACAAGTCCTCGGCCCCTGAGGtgtctaaaaatacatttgaattcagATGTGAAGGTGGTTTATAGCacttatttaaagaaataacccttttttgtttttttccatcacaAAATTAATAGACATTCCAGACCTTTGGCGACGTTTACAAACTTCTGTTAAAGGGTTTAGTGTAACCAGGAGTGGATGAGAAACCAACATAATTGtagtcaacacacacatttaagtgCACACGTATAAACGATTTCTCTTGATGAGGCCTCGTTTAAGGTCCCGCCCAGAGAGAGTCGAGGTTGGCTGGATTTATCCTCCGTTACCTCCCTGGATGGTCGCGGTGTAATTCCATCTAATGCGGATAATGCCCAGGACAGATTGCGCACGATGCGCCTCCGACGCACTGCTCCCCTCGGATTGGATTCGGAGGGACGGAGATTATCTCTAGATGTAACTTCTagtttcactttttgttttgttttgttttgtttgggatTTTTCGAAAGTTTCTTTTACGCCAAATGACGCTTTTCGGATCGCGATGAGCGTCACAGGTGGATTTCAGGTGAGACTTCCTGTTTCTTTTAAACATAAACTGGCTCAGAAAACAGCAAGAACATTCTGCGGTTAAATTGACGTCATGTTGTACTTCCTCAGTAAAACAACATGCACATGTGTTTGTTGTACCACATCATCCTGTAATTTCTCTAACAATCTGACTCCCAAAGATGCTCCTTTTAGGCTCTCACCGGTTTCGTGATCGCAAAACTTGGATTGGATTTAATCAGGATTATTTCAAATGCTGGAATACATTTCTACCCATAAATATTTCGTCTTCGGCTGACCTTTAATTGGCTACGGTTATTTTCAAAAAGATTAAAACAGTGAGATTGTAGCAGACATAATCTCTGTGTTTTAACCCCCTCCGGCAAGATGCAGCTCTTTGACTGGACTTGTTTTGGTTTCCACATAATGAGTTGGTGCATCATTCTGTTACAGCATTTTAATGCTTCATTCCATCCAAAAATGGATTCAGATTATTTGAAGTGGGTTGGATCTAAATTTCCTAAAAGTACCCAACCTCTAGTGAAAATATTGAAATCTCAGATCATACCTGGTGGAAACTGGCATAATCAAATTACATAAAAATCTCTTGTTCATCCGAATAATATTCTTTATTCCGTCTTGAGTAATAAGCGAACTCAGAAACCTGCAAATCCTTTCATCCCTCTTCCACCTCACGCTGTCATCactgaggtcacttcctgtgctgcttttacATAACGTGGTCCTGTGTCCGCTTTAGGAGGAACATCAGTTTGAATGGTACATCCGTTctgttgttacacacacacacacacacacacacacgcacacacacacacacacacgcacacacacacacacacacacacacagactgtatGAATGTAGAATCTACTTGAGGGAACTGCCTCACAAACACGTTGCGTTTAATGGAACTCATGGATTTGACTTCAAAGTAATGCACTGTATTATTACACTTCTAAAAGTCATTTATTCGTACTTTATCTATTCCAAACGAATATGATACTCACATACATCTGTTTCCACTGCTCAAATCTCATTCAACTATCCCAATGAATCATTCAGCACAACGTATCTCTATTTTTCTGAACAGTGGTTCTCCTGTTCAGTGTTGAGCGGTTCAGGTTGAGCGGATAACAGACGTATCTCACAGTCTGCGGAGGCCGCGTTGTTCGTCCTGCAGCTTTACGCTCCTCGTGCTGTCGGCCTCGTGCCACTCCTCCACCGAGCGGCTAAAAAAACCTCCTCTTAAAACCCAATTAAGCAAAGGTTAGTAATCCTCTCCAGAGGAGGACGGAAACTGTTCCACCAGCTCGTGTGGAATCAGACTGCATCCTGTGTGAGGACCTTCATCCGGTTACACGAATATAAACAAGAGCTCTGACTGCTCGATGAAAGAACACGACCAGGTGAAGCGGTTCCTCACACGGAACTCACAATAGAGTGtcacaatgtatgtttttttttgtgcaaaagcAGAGAAAACGTCAATTCTGGGACACCGTAAGCAGAAGAATGAAGAATGTTTAGCTGTCTGTTTCATTGAGATCCAGATTGATCTGGAGGAGGAACCCGGATGTCCAACGTGTGCCCAGGTAGCTCTGCTGGCTAACTGGATTACACCAACTCGTCTCCGGCTCAGTTGAGCCGCTTTAACACTTTCACGTTGGTTTCTGTCCTCAGGGGCCTAAAACGGCCGTATAATATAATAGATGTGCAACATTTGATAAATGTAAGACGTTAAAGGAAGAGCTGACCTGAAAAAACCTTCGCATGTGTAATTTATTAAAACGTTAATTTAtcagaaacatattttttatcTGAATTTAGATACGTCTCGTTCCTCCATTGTGCCCTtttctgactctgggaacaaTCTCACCAAAAGGTCCATTTAGTAGCTGTTCTGGAGCTTTTTGTCTCATCGTATGATCTTCATCAGCAGCGGTCATGAATGTCCcttatatatactatatatatatatagtatatttcCCAGCACTAATCAACCAGTGCTTTTAGCACAGAGAGCTACGCAGACGTGTGTTCCTATATGTTGCAACACTGACTGGTTgacataatattaataataatacaatacaatCTGTCCAGAACCAGGGGGTCCCAGCAGAGAGGGGGGTCTGAGGTCTGCGCTATACCTACCATGGCGTCATACGGGTCCTCGCTCAACCTTAGCCAATCGCTGGCGAGCGGCCCGGAGAAGTCCTCGCCCGCCTGGAAGCCGTCCCACtcgcgcagcagcagcactctGTCGTCCTCCAGACACGTGAGTCGCCATATGCACGCCGTGCCAAAGGGATTGtgggtatatgtgtgtgtgtagatttcCCCAGAGTTCAGTGAGTCTCGATGCTTTGGTTATTTATGTGAAAAGAAGTAAAAAGATACCAAAGAGTCCTGGAACTGAATCAGCACGTCTGGCCCCTTCGATtctttcaatgtgttttttttaacatttgacGAAGTCTTTCTGGTGAATTCTGAAGCTTACCAACAAGTGACTGAATGGGACGACCAAAGGTCACTTTATACTCCCCTTTTCCTTCACGCCGTTTGTAGGTTGTCAAAGACTGGGAGGTGATCGACGAGACCCAGGCGGGAGGTGACAATCCTCACGAAGTGACGACCCCGGGAATCTGTGAAGGATACCtcctgaagaggaggaagtggcCTCTGAAAGGTTGGCACAAGGTGAGGAAACCATCCACTCCGTCATCTCCTACAGGATTTATGAATAAAGGTGGAAaatggagaatgtttttttaatctatttttcaGCGATACTTTGTCTTGGAAGTAGGGAACCTGCGTTACTCCAAAAATCAACAGGATGTAAGTAGATATCATCACATGATTGTTCACCTACTTCTGAAAACACTAAATTCCCCTTTGTGCCCTAAAGGTCTGCAGGGGGAGAGTCCAGGGCTCTTTGGATGTCGGCCTCGCTGTCATGTCAATAAACAAGAAGTCCAATCGGATTGAGTTGGACGCGGGGGACATTCTCTATCACATGAAGGTAAAGATCTCACAACGAATGGCAAGAGGGCCCTgagattaaaaatgtaatatatgacTTCTCTTGTGCTCTCTCTCCAAGGCAAAGAGCCACGAGCTCTTCTACATTTGGGTGACCAAGCTACAAGCCCACCGCCTGTACAAGAAGAACGCTTCGTCCCACGGCGCCGCGGCCGGACAGTCTCTGAGGAACGGAGACCTGGTGATTACCGAACGAGCCGTCCACGTCGAGCGTAACGCCACCGTTTTCAAGGGGAGACTCGGGGCTGAACTCCTCTTCCCTCTGTTCGCCAGGTCTCTGGAGGCGTGGCGGATCCAGCCGAAGCGCCGTCCGGGGTCCCGCCCTCCGCCAACACCGCCGCCAACAGCAAAGTGTCGGCGTGGCTGCAGCAAAGCCACGACCCGGACCTCTGCGTTCAAGGTGTGTGTCTTCTGGAATATGTTGTTGTATTGAGGAACACCACGTGAAGTCTGGATGATATTTTAAGAAAGTGTCCTGAAAGGTTAACGAACCTGCTAGTGGAAGTGTGCCTTGCAGTTGTGTATCTGGTGGTAGCCAATAGTACTTCAGATGCCGAAAAACAAAAGCTATTTCAGTTTAAATGTGCGCTATGAGATTAAtataaagtaaatgtttatgaGTGGGAATGGAAACCACTGCATCTATGTATACTTCTCGCCAAAGCCACCAGACTCCATTGGAAATAATAGTAATTTTACCTTACTGAAGATACCGACGTCTACTGACACGGCCTCCATCGACCAATTagtacataaaaaaaacacacacacaataacaaaaacTAATTCTCCTATCGCGACAGCAGAAGACCAGCAGCTCCTGtcaataaatatgtaaatcatGTTCTATTCCAGAGCTTCATCGTTGCAATGTGGAACTTTCTGAGATAAACCGCTTAATCCAGAGGCTGCAGATGTTGGATACGGGTCAGACGTTGACCAACGGAGACCTGAAGCGCATCATCAGCATTCAGGTAGAACGCTCGTCAGTTCTAGAGCAGCTCCTCTGtcattttatgaaaataaaaatgacttatTTTCATAATCTGATCCAGAATCTCTCGCTCGAGAAGCCGAGGAAGCCGAGGTCAGGGAAGATATGGGGCCACTCTCGCACATTATCCAGAGTGGAGGCCCTGGGAATGGTAAGAATGGTCCCAAACTCGCTCTCTGTTGGATTTTACACCAAAAGATAAATGACTTACATTGTTTCTCCACTACTGATTGAAATTTGAGTTACCATAAATTGGCCATACATTAAGTGAAACATATTGGTTTTCTAAGTATTTCACATCCTTACCCCTCCTCTCACATTTTGGGGCCCTTCTCCAATCCAAAGCCTCTTCGTGGGATAACTAAATCGGTGAGTTGGCAATGGGAGGAGACAACCTAACTCTCtaaaaattatttaaatgttcttCAATTACACACAGTATTATCCTGAAAATGAATTTGGACTGTATTCATTTGGACAAAATGCGTTTTGCAGATTAAAGTTACTACAAGGAACTTTGAATTGGTTTGGAATAGCCTCAATTTGATAATTTGGCCTTTTTATGACCTACATAAGTAAATTAACGGGAACAATTAGTTATTTCTCAATTGAATAATCTTCTCAAAGGCAGACTTAACAATTCACAACATGCAGGTCCACCAACACGCAGACCAGTGCAGGCACGGGAGATCCCGGACCAGTACTGACAGGGTGGACTGCTGGACAGGTCTGCAGAAAAATGCATGGTTTCCTAAAGGCAGTCTGGTGCAATTCCATCTTTGTCCACAGGGACCTCCGAAATCAACAAAATGAAAGTTCCTCATAGTAACTTTAAAATGGATTACCAAGTTTTCTTTTAATCACACTGAATAATATGGTTCTGACTTCTCGAGCTGGTGTATTCGAAGAAGATGCtctaccgttttttttttttacaacatccaaaacatgttttgtatATCACAGAATCTGGTGAAGGGAGCATAACAATTATGTGATTTTGACAATTAGAATTGTAGAGTGAGTTTACTGATGGATTAGTCAAGTTAACATGCATTTTCTTTAGCTGATAGATCAGTAGTTTTTAACCGTCTTCTTTAGAAACAACAAAGTCTTTCCACTGGCTAGTCCATCTACTTCAGCTCGGACGGTTTCCTTTCTTACCAAATGAACAGGACCAGATGTAAACATTTAAGTGAAAACAGTCAAGTGGCTGATGGGATAAGAAACCAGCAGGTTTGTGGTACTAGAGGATCAGGTTTGAGCAATAAAACATTAGTTGACTGAAGTCTAAGATCAGGCAATTCTTCTGTTCAACGTATTTATATTGACTTATCCTTCTTAAccaatgtgaaaaaacacctTCCTCTCTTCACCGTCACAGCTGTCCTCCAGTCACCTGGGCAG
It contains:
- the pnpo gene encoding pyridoxine-5'-phosphate oxidase, with the translated sequence MRGDVSDSLTSMRRTLGLLGLIRVFGRNPSSRASFALNFCRKSSSERPTMDLSDMRKKYKGDEECFEESQLVSLDPIKQFADWFDQATKCPEIGEANAMCIATATKDGRPSARMVLLKGYSHEGFRFFTNYESRKGSELESNPYACLVFYWEPLNRQVRIEGTVERIPFQSSCDYFHSRPKSSQIGAVVSRQSTPVPDRDYLRQKNAELEEKYKDTDVPMPDYWGGYMVKPSVMEFWQGQTNRLHDRIVFSRPRDGASEPGELQHAAEGGWVYQRLSP
- the mrpl10 gene encoding large ribosomal subunit protein uL10m; its protein translation is MAATLFVKFLPKQGWLPLTQSVRHGSKAVTRHRRPMHILKQKLMAVTEYIPPKRVIPPGAYPAQRRGGQEDSPYTLVLKKNLKDVFQDSKMVAVVQNNACNYEDMMILKNRLHKHGIAVKFFPNQAVRSFLKDSPFSNMAPLFIGPTVLFVSKEPKVKEMLSTLRVSQQMTLLGACVDNTLLSARGLASYSKLPSMSVIQGELVSGLTMLTSHTAAMLQRHPAHLSALLQQYIKQQSSEGAPKAEEAT